Genomic DNA from Alosa alosa isolate M-15738 ecotype Scorff River chromosome 6, AALO_Geno_1.1, whole genome shotgun sequence:
CTGGAGAAGAATTTATTCCCTAAATCACTGTCATTAAATCCAGAATAAATTGTGCTGTATAAGAGAGAAAAGAGCCTGCTGCCTGGTCTTGGCATGTGGCAACATGAAACTGAATGGGGGAGAAACAGAAACAAAGAGTACAGGAAGAGTGCAGAAACTTATTTGAAAGCCTGTCCTAACTCCCAGTCTCGTTTTAACAATGTTTTTATTACTGACGGAACACGCTGCCATACATAACCCTTAATTAtttataaattaaatgtttgcTATTGTTATCTATCGTTCTGTTTGAATTGTGCAATTATGGCAACATTGGCAACGGTCCATATTTACTGTACTGGACAGGGGAGATTGGAGGGAGGAACACCAGCTCCGGATATCTCCGGATATCTATCCCCAGCGATGTTAAGGTCATCTGTTTTGGAGGAAATGCTGCTTGCCATATATCTATAAAGGGAGATTAGATACACACCATTGTTCCCCTCATCTAAGATTTCTCTGCTGAGTCAGGGTAAAGTAGAATGCACAGAGGAATATAATTAGTGTTTTCTCTACTGTGTTTTTCCTCTAAAACTTCAAAAAGCTCCATCtcctcagtcagtcagtcagttagtcagtcagtcaatccTCTGCTGGAGGAAGGGTGGAGAGGAAAAGCCCCTTGGCTGGgttttgttttcatgttttcatttgAAAGCAAAACTTCTTTGCTTtcgaaataaaaaaaagtgcttGTAGCATAACAATCATTTCATGGCAAACATCCATTAAGaggaaatgtttcatttttacGAGCATATCATTCACAGTCATGCACAACAGGACAGTCTTAATATTTTCTTCTATCAGTGTGGCGCTGAACATCCATAAGTGTTCTCAATATCAGGACCACAGCTGATGTTGGCACAGGCCTGTCCCACCATTGGattggggcagtcgtggcctactggttagggcttcgggcttgtaaccgaagggttgccggttcgatccccgaccagtaggaatggctgaagtgcctttgagcaaggcccttaacccctcactgctccccgagcaccactgtagcaaggcagctcactgtgctgggttagtgtgtacttcaactctctgtgttcactaattcacggatgggataaatgcagagaccaaattccttgtatacgcaagtatacttggccgataaacctgatttacatttacattttggaTGCGATTCCTTGTTCTGGGGATCAACACTGAGACATTTCAGGCTTTGTTCAACTGTGTGAATTCTAGGTATTTCACATGTCATCCTTTTGATGCTTGAGTAAACTGTAATTTGCGATGGACATAAAATACATTCTAATGAGCTGACATAAGTAGTGCTCCAAGCAAGGAACAGGGTAACCTGTTTATCCCTGGCAGCAGTcaggccacatcagggccaagTCAAAACCCAGTGTCTCTCAGGAGTTACCCCTTATCGGCAAAATTCCTTTTGGAACGATGACATCTACGGCATGGAAAACCCCTTCGGCTGAGTTATGACaggtttacacacacagagtaaaaaCACTCGACTCTCGTCTTCTTCTTCAAGCATGCAGAAAACTGACCGGCCTACATGTAAATATTTGTGAGCTGCAAGCTGTACTGGACACATACTGTTTATCCCCTCATATCCTACAGAATGCCAGGTGAGTGTCAATACGAAGGATAGCACGTTTTAACGGAGTGTTCAGAGCCCCAAGGTTTTTAGGATATAGATCTTAAATGAATGTAGCAAATGTCATTGACATCCTGGTATTATTGCTTATGTTTAACTGTTATGTAAGAGGGAGAACTGGAAAAGGTCAGGTTAACAAAACCTAGGACATCAGAGAAAACTTGATGAATGGTCATTTTCACTGCCTTTTCAGGAAGTTCAGAAACAACCCCCATAGACCTCCGAACAATGGGAGTGGGTGAGGTGTTAGATGTACATCTAAAAATACCACTGTTTTAACACGCTGAAAACATGAGCGGGGTGTGTCAAGCTGGCTCGGTGACACCGAAACATCTGCTCGAGTCCAGTGGccaagataaagagagaaaagaaatatgAGGATGCATTCGAAAGGGAACACGAGGATACACTACAAAGAGGCAAACACACGACCACACCTACGTCAGTGTAATGACAGTTAAGCTCTGTTCCAACTAGCCAGCTGCCTCAGATTagttaactctctctctccagagtaACTTTTATGAGCTGGATGAACCTAACATCCTtacccctcccacccccaccaacAGTGATGGATATGGATGTGTCAGCTTCAGGAAGAAGCCCATACAACATCACCAACATGTCCATTTGACTCCTGTGCCCTCTGTCAAAAAACAAAGCTTGACAGTTGTTAACCTGGAAAACTTGCCCCGAGGCCAGGCCTATAGTTtgcacccccacacccccacaccccaccaccccagagaaaaaaaaaacatatccgCTGGAAAGTATAAATCACACAGTGCAAATGCAACAGTGTTTACGTTTAAGGGGAAAACATGGCACTAGTGGGGCCGTTTGTTACCCAGCTGTCTGAGATCACGCCGGATGTCAGAACACTCATCCCAGTGTTTCccttgcacactctctctctctctctctctctctctctcacacacacacacaccctcccccttTTGCTTTTTGAGAGATGCAGAAGATAGGTGCCATGGGAGAACCTCCACATTTTCTCTTCCATAGCCAAGCGTAGTACCAGGCACCCATGGGGTCTTCACAGTTGAGTGAGTCCCTGTTTTCTTTGGTCAGACCAAGTGCTGCGAACTTCCCTCCATTAAACagcaccagagagagaaagagagaaggggggaggaaaAGAGTGAGGTAAAATGAGAATAAGAgaaagggtgaaagagagagagagagagagagaaagtgaaaatgAGAAGAACTGGAAGAAtggaaaaggtaaaaaaaaacctaGAAAACAGCATAGCCCCTTAACCCCTCGGAAATAATGCTTTTTGAAtcaagaacaaaaaaaacaacaacgttGCAACTTAGAATTCTTTCTTTCCGCTCATCAGAGTTGTCTCATCAGACAACTTTTTTGGTCTGTCTTTGTCATCTGTTTGTGGATAACTTtatctcctcttccctttgGCTTTTTTTAAAAGGCTGAACTTGGCCAGCCTCCTTCCACACATGTCACTCGCTCCTTCTCTCATCTCTGGTTGTTTCCTGTAAGGGATGCACGTCTTAACCACAGTTAGTGAGCACTTCCACATGGCTGCCCAAGGCACCAGGCACAAGGCCAGCTAGTACAGCAGCCAAGCTATCTGGTGTAGGTCAAGTACTTCAATGTCACCTGCTCTCCACATCACATGAGTCACCTTACCAACTAACATTTGTATTGGCCAGTAAGTCCAGCACAGTGTCAGTAGCATGCTTCTACCTGTCACATCTGGTCTCATACTGAAGCTCTTTCAACACACATTTGTTTCATTGGTGGCTTTTGAAGGCACAAAAGTCCTGGCTCTTGTTAGACCTCAACtcactgcttctctctctctctctctctctctctctctctctctccagcccagcccagctcgGACATGAGCGGATCTCAGGCCGCACGCTTACTGATGCTGCCCACGGCTAAATCCCTCCAGTCTCAGCCACAAAACCCATTTCTGTCAGCTGGGGAGATACCATTAGACTGCCGACGTCAACGCTTCCCGTCGTGTTTTGGGCCGATCCCAAAGGTGAGCGGGGCTAAAAACAACAACGTCTTGACAGGTTttcgtttttttcttttttcccccctcccaaCTTCCCCCAGGAATGGCGAGGCAGGTGAGAGACGCCTCGCTTTGCGGATCAGCTCAGCACCTGGGGGACTCGCATCTCTCCCCCGTGGGGAAGAGAGCAGAGCTGCCTCGTATTGCCAGGAAGGAAACCACAGTGGTGGCCAGCAGGGGATTTTACTTTTTGGGAATGAATGTGTTGACAAGCTGCATTGCACCGCTATCACTGGTTGCCCTCAGCTATTTGTTGATATGACAAGAATTTCACCCATTGTTGTTGGTGGGCTTCCCCCCCGTTCTGTCTGATTCATTCACTGTCTCTGTATGCATCtgactttattttcttttagtttgacctccctcattctcctctactgtatgtttgtgaggCATTGACAGACACCTGTGATGACAACATGGCTTCAAACAAAGAGAAGCTCTAATGGTGGTAGAcagcaggggggaggggggctccCCCTCCTTCCCATGTCCCTCAGTATGTACTTAACTAATGGTACTAAACGCCAAAGCAGTCTCAGCCTTCTGCATAGTCTGGGTGTTCCGATTTTCCTTGTGGCTCTTCATAAAGACCTCCCAAAAGGGCAAGAAAGTAGTGGAACAAAAgtgttttgctttttgtttttttggagtAGTAGTCATTGTACAGTGGTTATAAAAGCATATGCCGTCTTACCTTCCTCCCTGGCATGCTCCTGCCTTTGCAAGGCTGGTGACTCCCTCTTAATGCCATTGCTGAAAGGAAGGATGGGGCTTTGGGCTGGCACCTTGGCATCCACCCGGGAGAAGGAGGCAATCCTCTGGAGTATCGAGCCAACGCTCTCCTTGGCCTGGGTCACGTCGAGGTCGGCCTCGTTAGCGCTGTGGTCCGGGACAGCGAACGGCGGCAGCTGTGGCGGCGGGGTGACCGGGGAGAGCTGGACGACTTGCGGCTGGGAGGCCAGGTTGAGCTGCGGGGTCTGGGCCGGCGAGAGTGGCACGGGAGACGGGCTGACGCAGGGCACGGGCATGGCACCGGGCTGGGAGCACACCGGCTCCCTCTTCtccacattgttgttgttgttgtggtggtggacGAGGGTCAGGTCAGTGCTGTCCAGGCTGCTGATGGAGGCGGAGGGACTGGTGGACATGGATGGgctgctggagcagggcaggaaCCTCGGAGGGGGTTTCGGGGGGGCGCCGGTGGCCTCGACCACCTGGCATTTATTGGCCACCAGGCTGTCCAGATCCAGGGGGAACTTGTTGAGCTTGGCCCGCTCCTTGGGCTTGGGGGACTGCTGCGGCTGGTGGTTGGGAGGCGAGTACGGAGGCTCCTTACCGTACGGGCTGGCATTCTGCATCCCGCGGTGCGGGACGTTGTTCCACGGCACGCCGGCGTTGGCGAAGCGGGAGCCGGGCGAGACCACGCGCCTCATCCCACTGCTGCCGCCGCTCTCGATCTGGAGATCCAGAGAGGGCATGGAGCCGTGGGTGATGCCCATGGGCTCGGTGGGGATGACCAGAGGGTTCTCCAGTTCCGAGTGGAACACGTTCCCGTGCGAGGAGAACTTCTTCAGGACGGGGCTGGTCATGCAGGGGGCCTTGTTGTACTCCCCGACCCCTGACATGGGGCTTTGCGGGGGGCTGGTGGCGTAGGAGTTCAGCTTGGACGAGGCCTGGTACTCCAGGCTGGAGGAGGAGCTGTGCAGGCTGTCATTGTCACTGCCGGGGCCTGACGACGAGTTGAATCCGTTGGGGTTGAACTTGTTCTGGAAGGACGCGGCTCGGTTGATGCCAGTGCTGGCGTGGATGTTTGGCTTGCCCATGGTGCCCCGGTTGAAGGACAGACTGGAGACCATCCTGGACTTCTGCACAGGGCTCTGGGCGGGACTCGAACCCACGCTGATCCGGGAGCGGTAGGCCGAGGACATGTGATTCGACGGACTCCGGCTCTCATTGGTCTTGTTGAGAATGGAGGTGGGGCTTATGGGGGAAGTGACAGGAGACGCTGGGGAGAAGGCTGGGATCTCGTCCACATCGTCAATATCAAAGGATCGCTTCAGCGCTGTAATGGAATAGAGATTCATGTTAGCAGAAATTCATTTGGAGGTTTGATTCATTCATTTGGTGGTACATTTTCACATTTGTAAATTCAGTGATAGttcgtttttttaaaaaatctctgGTCTAAAGGAAGTATAAAAACATAGCTGAAACACAGTTTTAACACATCAAAGTCTAGGTCTAAGTGATCTTTACGAAGctgaaacacaaagaacaatGAATGCGAAAGACTCTTTTTTTTAAGAATACCATATACTTAAGTCTGTTAACATAGTAAAAAGAATGTCTCTAGGAACAAAAAATGCAGGTTTTCACCACAGCTAAAGTAACCCATTTACTTTATACTGATCCACACATACTTCAAAGCTCCTCTGTTGCTTTCatgataacaataaaaaaaatcgaTGTATAGCGGTCATTTACCAGATTGTGTTTATAGTGCCACTAAAAGCTTGAGAGTCTGCACTTCTGTGTAAAAGACAGAGCAGGGCCCATTTTCAATGGCCCTCTGTCAGACACATTGTTAGAGGCCAAGCTATAATTACAGTGGTGTCTGTTTGATCTTTCTTTGAGGTTGGCATGACATCACTATGTAAAGCATACTTCATTCCTGAAGCCAGGTTATGTCTTGCAAGTGTCTCATTCATGTAATCCAGTCCAGACTCAGAGCTAGCAAGGAGTCCAAGATTCACGTAAACATGTAGGACTGTTGATGGCTTGACAGATTTAGACAGTTTAATTTGATTTACTTGTAGGCGACAGCGTGCACGTGTTTGCACAGCACAGTGAGGTCCTTAGTTTCTGTACATTACCCTCAAGAACGAAGGCAAAAACACAAAAGTAGTTTTGAGATTTCCCAACAATCTGGAaagtcctcacacacacctgtggtaGTCTTAGTGGTAGTCTTTGACTAAAATCTTTAGGACTTTTTGGACAGCGTTTATAACAatgcactcacatacatatacatacacacacaaatgcaaagccAACAAAGACAAAAAGCTCTGAGTGTGCACAAAGTAAGACCACAAGATACAAAATGGCCCCACCACACCTGGACCATGTGAATTGTGCTGGTGTCCCTTAATCCCCCAGACCCTGGGACACAAAGCCAATGGCAAACACTGTTTTCCGACCTTTTCCCTTTGTGAGAGGCTAAGGCTCTTCCTCCTGCACAAAGGGCCGATTCACGGACAGTGTCAGGGGCTGAAGGCTTGGATTACAGCGGCCCTTGCCATGACCCAGAATTCCAGTGGAGAACAATGAGAGCGTCCGCAGACAGacccacactcactctcacgcAGCAgcccagacacacagagagagaaagagaggcattTCTGCCGACCGAAAAAGCATTTAATGTGGCCATCAAAGCGGCCAGTGACAACGGCCGGAACAGACAAGCATGGCGGTGTGGGGAGTTGAAATGAGATAACTCTGAtataagtctctctctctctctctctatttctccctctctctctttttctctctttctttctcgctctcttacGCATTTTTTgtcactgtctttctctcatacTAACAAATGTCTTAATCATTAATTACACAAAACTGAAAAGcaacgacaaaaaaaaaaaaacctcaggCAAGAAGTCATTTCTCAGAGCCTTATCCCATTCAGGCTCAGTCAGTCAGAACTGTGTAAACAGGACGCTATCGGTGCCTGGGATATCACAGCATCTGGAGTAGCAACTCTGATTTTTATCTCGCGCCACTGGGTGAGCGGCACGTCTTTCTGTAGGGTATGCTACTCATTAAGAGCTGCAAGAAACTTCAAGCGCTAAATCAAATCACATTTCATGAAGCAGTGGCtgacaacccccccacccccagctccTTCTTTTTCTGTACAGTGAGCAAGACCACGGTCCCGTTGTCTCCGtcagttccatcaacagcagcaCAGCTGTGAGAGTTTAGCCCCCTAATCAAATTCCAACAGCGTGACCCCCTGTGCCATAGACACATGGTCCTCTCAGCCTTAATGGACAACCGGGTGCACGCGCTCTGGTGCACGCCGCTCTGTGTGGCTTTTGGCTGGGTGGGGGGTTTGGTGAAAGACTACATTAGCGGCCAGCGAGCACTTGTTTTGGATGTcgtaaaattttttttttaaaaacgcaGCAGGCTGCCGGCTTGGTCGCCGTGGGTGTtcacacacaggagacacaaGAGAGCAACGAGTGAGAGGCACGTAGCTGCGGCCGtgcaccactaccaccaccacaacaataACGCAGCTACTCCCAGCGCCCCGAACCGCAGAGGAATTCCAACAGCCTGGCACAACGCTAACGGTTTTGCACAAAGCAGAGCCGGGACGAGTGTGAACTCGCCCTGGCAGCTCAGGCAAGGGAAGGGGtgcagggtggggtgggagtcggggcgggggtggggggcggCTAGGGGGAGATATCAGGTGATTGCTGGCACCCGCTCAAAAACTGAGGAAATAATTACGATGACAGGCGAGCCTTGGTGGCACGTCTCCACTCTGGGActactctgctctctctctttctctctctctctctctctctttctctctcagcgtTCCTTTCGGTTCAAATCCTCTCAGCTTACCCATGGAGCTACACACAACCTGCTGAATATGATGATGTTTTTACCcctcaacaaacaacaacaacaacctgaTAGTCTCTTGTCTAATCTTTGTTTTAAAACAGTGGCGCGGGATGGACTCTGCTCTGCTAGGGGACtcaggggtggtggtggtggtggtggtggtggtgtgggggtggatAAGGCACCTCCCTGAAGCTGTTCTTTTTAGGGTGTTTCACTGTTGCACTGTGGGAAACAGGgggtgcccccctcccccccgtgATAACACACTTCCTGTCACGCAGACCGTTGACACTCGGCTCATCAGAGGGCTCTCAGAGGTCCTCTCTTTAATTTCCTGCAAATCTGGAGCAATCAAGCTGTGCCTCGCAGGCCCCCTCTCAAGCTGCGTGAcccgggggggggggtgttattGTGATttaagaagcagagagagagagagagagagagagagagagagaaaatcccCCCTCCAACCTTCTCCGCGTGTGAGGAGAAGCAGATTCTCATCACTTGGCAGTCAGCATGCAGGCTTAGGAGATCACCACAGGCAACACGGGGGCAAGCGTTTTTTTCTCTACCGACATCTGCGGCCGTGCGTGGCGTGGAACGGAACGGAGCAGGCACTTTATAAGTTGGCGAGAGAGCAACTCTACAGAGAAAGCGGAAAGCGAATCGCGTCGGCGCGCAATCAAAGAGCAGGATTTGGACTGTCACGCAGAGCTTAATAAAGGTAGACGACAGGGTAGATTCTCCTCAGCTCCCCTCGCGCATTCATCTGCCAGCCCGCCTCACATTGGCTGATGGCCTGTTATTTTACGGGCTTAAGTTTATGGTATGTGGGCTGAGGGGCGACTCGCAGGGGAGAAAAAAGGCTGCACACTTGATGATAGCCTGGGGGCAGTCtggaggggaggggatgggAGTTTTGGGGGTGACCAGGGTGAGAGTGCCACGCGTGGACGTCTGTCTGGCACATAAAAAACTGCTACTGGCCTTCCATCCTGACCAGTGATCCAGAGATGCAGATCCAGAGAAGTCAGTCACAACATGCTTTTAGCAGTTTTCTCCCTCCCAGCCCAGCTTGATGAATATGACAGGCAGCATCAGCCACTGCACCATGTGTCACTCAGTGGACATCCGCCATGAGGGGTCCAGTCGCAGGAGAGACGGAAGGAGGGAAAGTCTAAGCTGTTGACGAAGGGGAGCTGAGACCTTTGGACAGGCTGGGAAGGAGAGGCTAGTCTGGGCCTGTctgagctctctctcccccaccatcCCGTATAGCCTCTCAACCCCCACCTCACACTCAGCTGCAcccccccatcaccaccaccaccaccaccacataccaccaccaccacacacattcCAGGCAGGTATTCTCTGACGACCCCTCTATctgttcagtctctctctctctctctctctctcccacatggCCCAGCAGCCATCTACCTGTGCAGCCCCCCCCTAAGCTCAAAGCACATCTGGAATCTGAATTCCGATCTGCCATTTTCAGTGTCGTAACAACACTCACCCAGACCCCCACAACACCCCTCTCAACTCGACCTCCCTCCACccatcccacccccccacccttaTAGGTTCTGCCATCCCTGGGGCGCTCTAAAAAGCTTTcacactttcacaaactctttaACACACCTCatcagagagtgagggagcaCGGGCCACGGCACTTACATCACCCTCGGTGTATTTCTTTTAACCCGTTCTTCCTGGGCTGCTAAAAGTCAGGTATGCGTGTACGTATACATGTGCGAAGGTTTCCACCggcataaaacaaacaaaaaaaccccAGGGCACATGGTCTTGCTTAAACGCTTAGCTGCCAGTGTGAAACAACACGTGAAGAGAACATGTATGGGCCAGGGGAACCTAATACACATCTCCATTTGCTTTATAGAGGATGTTCATCAAAGGCATGCACTTTTAGAGGCAATTATGCACTGGCAAGTCTGAACTTTatgttgagaaccactgttctaCTGccaacttttctctttttctctcttcctctctctcactctctctctttctcttctttaatAGAGGAAGTAGTGGGAACACTACTTAAAGTATGCTTGCTGTCTTGTTAAAATGGAATTCCAATGTAAAAAAGCAAGTCAGGAGTGGAGGTCTTCCTTCAGAGATGACACCCTGAGTGACGGTTCTAGAGGCAAACAGGCGGTTTTACAGTTCCGCCTCCGGTGAACAACTCTTTGGGTTTTTTAGGTGGACCTGCTGTTTGCCtggagtgcctgtgtgtgtgatctaaaCAAGTACTTTGCTTTGGGTGTGACAGGAAACCCATAAATCATCATTATTGACTCCTATCCATAACCTTCTTTATGTAAtgccccccccttttttttttcttcatgtatGTTTTCTCTGCCTTCTAGGAAACCACATGACCTGGCTGAAACCAACACATGTGTTCATGCAAGGAGCACAGAGAGCCACAGAGTACTAGACCACTGCCCTGTGATGGGGGCTTCCACTGGAGCCTGGGTAATTacaggcaaaacacacacacacgaccacatGCAGTCACACCTTCACATTACTGCCATTTCTCCAAACAAAAACCTCCACCAAAACTCAGTTGAGTTGCATATTAACAGGAAGAGCCAGAGAACTCACTAAAATCACTCAAACACAACACTGGTCATGCAAAGTCAGGACTTGAAGAGGCAAAGCCCCGAAACCCAACTCCTTGTTTTCGCATAGGTATAAGCTG
This window encodes:
- the septin12 gene encoding uncharacterized protein septin12 isoform X1; amino-acid sequence: MSNISVNDHLEGILSDFEALKRSFDIDDVDEIPAFSPASPVTSPISPTSILNKTNESRSPSNHMSSAYRSRISVGSSPAQSPVQKSRMVSSLSFNRGTMGKPNIHASTGINRAASFQNKFNPNGFNSSSGPGSDNDSLHSSSSSLEYQASSKLNSYATSPPQSPMSGVGEYNKAPCMTSPVLKKFSSHGNVFHSELENPLVIPTEPMGITHGSMPSLDLQIESGGSSGMRRVVSPGSRFANAGVPWNNVPHRGMQNASPYGKEPPYSPPNHQPQQSPKPKERAKLNKFPLDLDSLVANKCQVVEATGAPPKPPPRFLPCSSSPSMSTSPSASISSLDSTDLTLVHHHNNNNNVEKREPVCSQPGAMPVPCVSPSPVPLSPAQTPQLNLASQPQVVQLSPVTPPPQLPPFAVPDHSANEADLDVTQAKESVGSILQRIASFSRVDAKVPAQSPILPFSNGIKRESPALQRQEHAREEDTVQELQLELEAPAQMEEREREVEREVEDYKRGEEEMEQEQQQQPPLALTESGLPGIIKGKDLFGYVGIEAVLDQMRRKTMKAGFEFNIMVVGQSGLGKSTLVNTLFKSKVSRKSCTPNYEEKISKTVHLQSVSHLIEEKGVKMKLTVIDTPGFGDQINNDNCWEPIVSYVNEQYEKYLQEELHVNRKRRIPDSRVHCCVYFLPATGHRLRSIDIEFMKRLGKIVSIVPVIAKADTLTMEERLEFKQRIRQDLQANGIRVYPQSEYDEDAEDRILNDKIRENIPFAVVGTDKEHQVNGNKVLGRKTKWGIIEVENVAHCEFANLRDLLIRSHLQDLKDVTHNIHYETYRVRRLNESNANGLGLSVLGLENGTSEKSETESHL